From Canis lupus familiaris isolate Mischka breed German Shepherd unplaced genomic scaffold, alternate assembly UU_Cfam_GSD_1.0 chrUn_S1575H1764, whole genome shotgun sequence, one genomic window encodes:
- the LOC119878396 gene encoding phytanoyl-CoA dioxygenase, peroxisomal-like — MIIMRDVSIAKSEYIPSERMISKIQDFQEDKELFRYCTLPEILKYVECFTGPNIMAMHAMLINKPPDSGKKTSRHPLHQDLHYFPFRPSNKIVCAWTAMEHIDRNNGCLCVFPGTHKGYLKPHNYPQWEGGVNLMFYGIQDYDENSPRVHLVMEKGDTVFFHPLLIHGSGWNRTQGYRKAISCHFASADCHYIDVKGTSQEIVEREVMELVHRLYGIPKDTSLQDVFRLGGQLVKGRRTNL; from the exons atgataataatGAGAGATGTGTCCATTGCAAAATCAGAATATATTCCAAGTGAAAGGATGATTTCAAAGATCCAAGACTTCCAAGAAGACAAGGAACTCTTCAGATACTGCACTCTCCCTGAG ATTCTGAAATATGTGGAGTGCTTCACTGGACCCAATATTATGGCCATGCATGCAATGCTTATAAACAAACCTCCAGATTCTG GCAAGAAGACATCCCGCCATCCCTTGCACCAGGATCTGCACTACTTCCCCTTCAGGCCCAGCAATAAAATTGTCTGTGCTTGGACAGCCATGGAGCACATCGACAGGAACAATGGCTGTCTGTGTGTGTTCCCAGGCACACACAAAGGCTATCTGAAGCCACACAATTATCCCCAATGGGAG GGGGGCGTGAACTTAATGTTCTATGGGATCCAGGACTATGATGAAAACAGCCCCCGCGTGCACCTCGTGATGGAGAAAGGAGACACCgttttctttcatcctttgcTCATCCACGGATCTGGCTGGAACAGAACTCAAGGATACCGCAAG GCAATTTCCTGCCATTTCGCCAGTGCTGACTGCCACTACATCGATGTGAAAGGCACCAGTCAAGAAATCGTTGAGAGGGAAGTTATGGAGTTAGTACACAGATTATACGGAATTCCGAAAGATACCAGCTTGCAG GATGTCTTTAGACTGGGAGGACAGCTGGTGAAAGGAAGAAGGACCAACCTTTGA